The Silene latifolia isolate original U9 population chromosome 4, ASM4854445v1, whole genome shotgun sequence region ATCTGAAAGCCAGTAACTTGTTTCATCCCATCTCTCTTGATATATAAGTGAGCTCTTTATATACCGGAGTATATGAGCCAAGGGTAGAGTTATAAACAGGTATGTTGTGATGGAGCAACAAAAGACGTTCCTCAATTTGTAAGATTGGACCGTTTTTTCTACAAGTATTTCCTTGCTATGTACTCCATCTGCGTTGGAGCATTCTTATGCGTTTTGATCATTCATAAATACGGTGCAAAAGGTTCATTGCGACGTGCAATAATTTTATATGGTCAGGTCTTCGCATAGTGGTTTTTGACTTTTCAGTGATCGAGCGTACCAATACTTGTcgcaaattcttttttttttttgaggaaaagaTGCCTGAAGGCATTACTTTATTAACGATTGATCAAACAAAACAGCAGCGTTAGCCGTTGAAGGCAAAACAGAGGACCAAACAAACCTACCAACTACTCTAGGAACTAAATGTGCTAAAGCGTGAGTAACACAATTGTTAAGACGATTCGTATGCGACCATCTAACTGACTGAAAATGAGAAACTAAAACAAAAATATCATCAACAATATTAAAAAAAGACACTCCGGCCTTGCTTTCGCGAACGCAGAGCCTCGATCACGATTAGGCTATCACTTTCCACTTCCACCTTTGTCATTCCTCTCCGAGCAGCTTCCTCCAAACCATCGAGAACGGCCATAACTTCTGCTTCATACACCTTCCAATTCTCTTCTCGTATGACGGACAGTCCCCAAAGCACCTCCCCTCGCCCATCTCGACACACAACCCCCGTTCCAACACCCTCCCCCTCCTTTACTCCCGCATCCACGTTAATCTTCGCATAACCATCTCCCGCCACCGTCCATCCCTCCACATTGTCCGAATCCCCTCCCTCACCCCTTCCCCGTCTCCTTCTTCCCACTGGTGTATGCACTTCATGGCCACCTCCTTCATGTACCACATCCCGCACCCTCCGTACAACTCCTTCTGGATCGACCCTAGCTTCGTCAAAAATCACCTTATTACGATGCTCCCAAATAGCCCAGCATCCAACCATAAAAGTGCTGCACTCCATAGGACTCAACTCCGTCCACACCTGCTCCACCCATGCCCGAATATCCCCTCCATCATTACCCGTACCATCCGTTAAATTGACTCTTCCCATACCCATTTTGCCACCCCACACCCCCGAAATAAGTGAAGACTCGACTCGTCTGGGATgaacaaaaaggacaaaaagaaTACTCACCTCCTATCCGGGCTGCAATGTTTGCTCTCGTTGCCAGTGCTTCACTACACATTTGCCAAAAGAAGAGTTTTACGCGGGGCCAGACCGAAACTTTCCACATCCGATTCCAAAGCCATTTTCCTCGTTCCCAGTCAGACGAACTCGCCATATCACCCACATCCCTAGCCAGCATTTTATAAGCACTCCGGACAGTATATAATCCATCCCGTTCCCTTCCCCAATACCAAATATCTCTCTGCCTATTCGGGCTCACCCGTAAATTCATGACACGGTCACATTCAAATGGTAAGAGCAGCTGAGCGATCCTCTCCGCATCCAAGCCCCTCCCATCCTCGCGCATAAGCTCACTAACACGCATCTCCTCATTCCCCGGCAAGCATGGTGAGATAACTCGGCCCGTCTGTGTATTCGGTAGCCAGGCATGTCCCCAGATCAACATTTCCTGCCCATCTCCAATCCTCCTTCGAAGTCCCTGCTCCATCACCGACCTTGCCTCAAGAATACTTCGCCAAGTATAGCTGGGATTGTGTCCCATCGTAGCCATCATAAAATCGCCCTCGGGGTAGTATCGAGCCTTCATCAACCGTGACCATAAACTGCCCGAATTCGTAATTAAGCGCCATGCCTGCTTACCCAATAATGCGAGATTGAATAGCCTGAAGTCCCTAAAACCGATACCTCCATCAACCTTGGGTTTTACCATTTTATTCCAAGCTACCCAGAAAATTCCCTTCTTGTTTTCATCGTGCCCCCACCAAAATCGTGACACAATCGATCGTAACTCTTCGCAAAAATTAGCGGGAATCTTAAAaacactcatcacataggtagggagtgaattggccacAACCTTTATGAGGACCTCCTTACCAGCCCTAGACAAAATTTTCCCGCGCCATCCTTGAAGTCTTTTGCAAAGTTTATCTCGAATGATGTCAGTGATTACTTTCTTCGACCGCCCTATCACAGTGGGTAACCCAAGATATCTCGCCTGCTCCTCAATCACACTAACCCCAAGTCTCTCCGCAACACTATCCCTTCGGCCATCAGAGACACCCTTACTAAAAGAAACAGTCGTCTTGTCTAAGCTCACCAATTGACCAGACGCCGTTTCATATCTCCGCAAAATACCGTTCACTGCCTCCGCTTCCTCAACCGTTGCTCGAACAAAAAAGATGCTATCATCCGCAAAAAGAAGGTGTGAGATGGCCGGTGCTGTGGGTGAAACACGTATCCCATGTATGGTATTATTCTCAACAGCCCGTCGCATCATGTTAGACAAAGCTTCAGCACAAAGGAGGAATAAGTATGGTGAAAGCGGGTCACCCTGTCGCAAGCCTCTACTTGGCCGAAAATCCCGAGATGGTCCACCATTAATGAGGACCGAAAACGTGACAGATGACACACAATCCATAACCCGATTCACCCATGTCCCATCGAACCCCATAGTCATCAGTACACCGTGTAAGAAGCACCACTCGACCCCATCATACGCTTTAGCTATATCAAGTTTGATCGCCATGTACCCTTCCGAGTTTCTATTATTCTTCATATGATGAAAAACTTCAAACGCAATCAAGATATTATCAGATATAAGACGGCCCGGCGTAAACGCACTTTGATTTTCCGAAATAATATCTCCGAAGAATAATTTCAATCGGTTGGCTAAAACCTTTGACACAAGCTTGTATACAACATTACACAAGCTAATCGGTCTAAAATCTCGTATTTTGTCCGACGCTTTCTTCTTCGGAATTAACACGATGTATGTCTTATTTATCTGCTCTGGGGACACCTCACCTCGCAAAATGCCGAGTACAGTAGCCACCACACGCTGTCCAACCACATGCCAGTAAGTTTGGTAAAAAAAGACCATTCATCCCATCTGGTCCCGGAGCCTTCAATGGGACTTGTCGCAAATTCTTGTATGCCCGTTAGTTGTTAAACATAACAAGAAAAGAGGAGGGGACACTTGTGATTATTGTTATTCATTGACAATCCTCTGATGCTTATGAAAGATCAAAGTAACCATAGAAAATACTCACAATGGAAAGATAAACAAGTGAATGAGAAACCCAAAGTAgaataggtaaataaatgaccggAATTAAGAGACTGTTATGTTGTGGAATCATTAATTCTTAATTTCTTATATACTAGAGATTATTGTTTACTTTGATTTTTCAGTAAAATACACggagtactttggtttgttgcgTAGGAGTAATAAAATGGTTTCATATACGATTAGCAAAATTTTACTCTAAAAACATAATTGTGAATGTGAAATCGGTATTGTTAAGGGACGTAAGATATGTTTGGCCATGTAAACTGATTAGTCAAAACTAAATGATTTCATTAAAATAAGGTCATAACTTGAAGCCAAAAGGTTCTTTACTTTAGCTCAAAATATAAACAAAGGGTTATTTGACATGAATAATTCAAATTATTGGTTATCTTCTCGTAATAGTCCGAACTTcaatttaactcaaaataaaccaCACTAATGCACTTCTCTTCTCAAACTGCACCCACTAACCGACTATCTGTTAGTCGGGTCacaccttcaaaaaaaaaaaagaacaaaatcattaaaacaataaaaatactAAGAGCACCTCCAACCATGAGGAAAGCTCTACACGGAAAACCGAGGAAGAGAAATTGAGGAATAAAAGTAACTTTCAATCATGAGGATTATGGAGTGTGAAAAAGCGGATGAAAACACTCAGCGAGAAAGGAAGGAGTGTGATTGTTTGCAATTGTCAGAGACCCCACTAAAAATATGTCCATTTAATTTGTTTGCTGCACCAAAACGACATAGTTTCATTGCTAAGTATGTACCATTGATTTAATTGCCAATCAAATTTTATTTTTGCCTAAagtcaatttgtaattaattttttttttaaaaaataattacATCATAATTCCTATTTTTTTCCCTCTACAAATAGGTAGTAGTATTGACTTATATCCGCTCACTTTTCCTTCTCTTctttctttgatttttttactctcttAAATATCGTTTTTTAATAGACGTTTAAGAATTCGTAATTGTGGGGTAAATTAATCTCATTCTTATCTTTACCAAACACGGATATTCTCTTAATTTAAATAAAGATGGACATAGTACAATAcaataactaaaataaaataattgcaTAACTAACATAAAGACAGACAAACACCAACGGCTCAATATCATAAAAATAAAACCAAATGCAAAGTTAACATAAAAATAAACATCTACGCTTCAATAATCCTCATCTGAAGAGGAGGCTGATGGCAATGTCTACATTCTCTCCCTCTCGTGTGCAAAATGGTCATCCTCTAAATATTTTGAGTATAACTCAATCAACTCAAATTTGGAGCGTTCCCCTTCACGGAGGTTGAATAATATTCGTCCCCCGTAACAGAGATCTCACAGCGCTCTCGATGTTAAAACGCTTTCAAGCTTAAATAGAAACTCCATCGCCTCTTGTTTTAAAGCTTCCCAACGACCTAATTTGAAGATACAATGATCCCGAGTTATATTTTGCATGTGAGCATAACCAGAGTTAAGTAACTCATTTGGAGTATTCCCACCAATAATTTGGATGAGCATAGTACAATTAGGGGTTTGGCTGAGTTTTTCCAATATGACACTTTCTCGAGGACTATTTTTAAGCGAACAAATAATTGTTAAGTTTCTATTATAACATTATTAATTGAATTTTGTACAACTATGATTTTCTGGATATTGAGAGAGTTGAAATCAGATTGTTGTGTATATGAAGCATGAATAATAAGTATTATAGTATTGTTGTATTTATAGAATAATTTTTCTTTTTAAGTCGTTGGATTGATATCTCACTTGTTTGATTTTAGTCGTTGAATAAGATTGCGGATAAGATTGGATAATAACAATTGGATAAATGAAATCTCAGTTGATCGATCATGCTTGGTCTATATAGATTACGGATAAGATtggataaatttggataaacgaGATCCTAGTTGTTTGATCATGGTTGGGTCCATCCAGATTACGGATACGATTGAATAATATCGATTGgataaataaaatctcatttgtTTGATCATGGTTGATCTATCTAGATTACAGATAAGATTGGATAAATTTGGATAAATGAGATCCTAGTTGTTTGATCATAGTTGGGTTTAATCCAAATTACGGATAAGATTGAATTATATCGATTGGATAAATGAAATCTCAGTTGTTTGATCATGGTTGGTCTATCTAGATTACAATAAGATTGGATAATATTGGATAAATGATATCCCAGTTGTTAGATCATGGTTGGTCTAACTAAATTACAATTCCTAGTTTTTTCTCTATAAATAAGTAACAATATTGACTCAGCTGGTTGTGGTAAGAGATTCAGGTTTAATGAAGGTGGATTTTCTTACACCAAATAGTGGAGACAATGAAGAAGGTATGGGTAGCCAATTCCCTCAAGGTATAAAGGCAGCtaaaaaaacaaaggaaaaataaaagtaGGCGAGGTTGCCTATTTGGCTGAAAGCATTGACATTTGGTGAAAACAAGTCTGACGATGCGGAATTGTAATGGGAGAAAATAAAATATCAAAATAAAAAGATGGAGATGAGGGCTGCGTAAATAGCTCTCGCCAATAAGAAGATCAAACGGGATGAAAGGTTGGACAAATGGAATGCATATCAATCTTTACAATCAAGGAATGATTTAACTTCGGCGGAAGAACAATGGAAATTATCACTGTTCCAAGACTTGCAAAACAACTAGATTAATATTTTCCATTTTCAAGTATTGTATTATCTTGTCAGAGTGTTATCTTTTCATTTCGAGAGTGTTGTCTTTTCGTTTCAAGAGTGTTATCTTCAtgtatttaatttataaatgtaaTATATTGGTGTGGTTTTTTAAAATATTGTATTAATGTAGCCTTGTAAAATAATGTTTAATGATATGCCAGTTGTTTACTCATGGCTTGTTCTATCCAGATTACGGATAAGATTGGATAATATTGATTGGATAAATGAAATCCCAGTTGTTTGCTCATGGTTGGTTCTATCTAGATTACAGATAAGATTGGATAATATCGATTGGATAAATGAAATCTCTTgtctatatatagatatatactTATTCTCTTAGTTGTATTATCCATCACACTCATCTTCCTTCTTTTTCACCTCAAACGGATTTTTTATTTGAATTCTCATCATATTCTTCCTCTAGTGATGACAATAATGAAAATGAAATAATAGAAGAAGCTATTGTTCCCGTTATATTTCAAGTACCTCGAATAATCAATTGTAGTCATCGAAGACGTCCTTATCAAAGAAGGTACATTGAGAGGAATCGTGTAACTGGTCACGAGAACCTCTACAATGACTACTTCTCTCCTAATCCTACCTATCCTCCAAACTTGTTCCGGCGTATATTTCGAATGTATCAACACGTATTCCTTCGCCTAGTGAAAGCAGCGGAAGCCTATGAAACATTTTTTGCTCCAGGTCCTAACGGAAGTGGTAGAGTGCCAATAACATCTTTGCAGAAGTGCACTGCAGCTTTACGCATGTTAGCGTATCGAAAAGGAGCAGATAGAACAGATGAGTATTGCCGGCTTGGTGAATCAACAACATTTGTTGCATTAGAAAAATTTACTGAAGCTGTTATCGATGCATTTGGAGCAGAGTACTTACGATCACCTAATGCAAATGACCTCCAAAGGCTTCTACAAATCGGTGCTCACCGAGGGTTCCCTGGAATGATGGGAAGTATTGATTGCATGCATTGGCAATAGAATAACTACCCGGTTGGTTGGAGGGGGATGTATCAAGGCCGAAGTGGTAGAGCTATTGTCATTCTTGAAGCCGTTGCCTCACAAGACCTTTGGATATGACATTCTtcttttgggattccagggtttTGTAATGACTTGACTGTACTCCATCGCTTTCCTATTTTTGATGATATGATGAATGTGAGAGCACCTCGTGTTAACTATATGGTTAATGAAAAACATTATAACACAAGGTATTATCTAACCGATGGGATCTATCCACAGTGGACGACCTTCATACAATCAATTCCACTCCCAGAAACACCCAAGGATAGATTATTTGCAGAGCGTCAAGAAGCGGCTCGTAAAGATGTTGAGCGGGCGTTCGGCGTACTACAAGCTAGATTTGCAGTCATTCGTAAACCAGCACTTACTTGGAGCGAGCAACTGATGCGCAAAATTTTAAAATGTTGCGTCATAATACATAATATGGTAGTGGAAGATGAAAGAGATACGTATGCTAACTACTCCGACCCTACTGAGTTCGACAATTATGGGAATGAGGAAGGTCATCTTAATGTTGAAGATCCCGAGTATGAAGTTGGATATATAGCTCCTATAACTGCGTACATTCAAAACAGAAATCGTATAAGAAATGCAAGGGCACATCAAGTCCTAAGAGCAGATCTAATTGAAAATATTTGGCAAAAATTTGGTGACCTCAACTAATGTTgtattattttctttttcaacggtcttttaatttattgtattttctttattgttttatATTTTCTTGTATTTAATTTATCTATGTaatatttgatgtttttttttaaatattgtaTTAATGTAACCTTGTAAAATATTGTTTTAAATGTTATCTCTTTTATGTTTTAGAAATTATCTTGGAAAATATCTTTAAAAAAACATCTTACCTTTTTCTATAATAAAACCGAAGTCGGTAAATTATCGAGTTGTAAACCCGAACAATTACGAAAATAGATTTTTAATGTAAAAAATGCGTGGGGTATTTTAAAGTAAGAGAGATAAATGATGAAAGAGAGTGGTGAGGAATAAGTGTAAATTATTGTTGGAAGAGTGTTTTGTTTGTAAATTGAAAAGTTGAGGAATAATGAGGTGGATGAGTAAGAAGTGATAAGAGAGAGTGAGATGAGGAAGAGTATTGAGCATGGTTGGAGATGATCTAACTTCATGTTTTTCAACCACTTATCTCCTTAAAAAAGAATACCACATATACTTGAATTTGCCAGAATACAACACCATTAATTGGAATGCTAATTATAATCTCATTAACAAGTGTGTCCTCTTTTGGACATTAATGGCTTGCTAATGCTTCCTTCTCCAGAGTCCAGACTCCTTTTCTCTCTAATGCCGAATTTTTCCAGCATGCCTCCTTGCTCCCTCTTCTGAAAGTAAATTCATGAAAAGCATTTTACTTTTTGTAAATCAGAGACTTATTCTGACCATATTTAGGGTTGTGGATTCACACCCAATTTATGCTCTAATTTTAGGGATTTTTTAGAATCTGGGTATTAATATTGTAGGTTTAAAGAATTGAAATTGGGTGTTTTGTGGATAGTAGAGAAGTCATTGTTTGTTTTTATAACAACCCATCCCAATCACAGCGCCGTTCTcggattattgtttgtgaaaaatGCAATTGTCAATCCGATTCCGTAAAATGTATTGATTGTAATTTCCTTTGTCCTAATTGTAATTAGTTAGGAATAATTCCTCCACGCCCACCTTTCACAAGACGAGATATTAGTCTAGTTGTTCGTCTTCGATTGAGTTGTTCACAATTTGGTCATTTTTCTCGGGTATTCCGGTACGTGTATCAGATAATTCTACCAACATTCTATGTATTGTTAGAGGATTGCAGGCGGTCGTGGATAGGCTTGTTGGGTGAATGTTAATAGAGTGAGGGTGGTGTAAATGGTTGATGAAGGTTGAAGGTTATTTGAGGGTACTTGAGTGGTGGTGCACTGTTGGTTGTTGATGAAGGAGGAGGAAGgagaattaaacaaaaaaaaatattaccgGATGGTTTACCTGATACTATAGGTAAAAAATGACCCGAGAGTAATATGAGTGAAGGAGGGCAATAACAtggtttattttgagttaaattaaagtttggattattatgagaatatgaccaataGTTTGAATTATTCCTGTCAAATAACCCTATAAACAAACATGAAATTTTTCTTATGAATTAAATAACTGAAAGTTAATCTTCAAGGGCTTAAACTACATTTTAACAAAGGAGAAGATTGAACATCATTTCTAAAGCCCCAAAGCTACAAAGCTACAATACTATGTATGATTTAGACGCTCGTATTAATTTGTGTAAAAAATAATtcaaaataaattacaaaaaaattaTGTATTCAAATGTAAATAATTATAGCTTTGTTAGTTACTAGTTTTATACCTGTGTAAAATTTGAACGGGTTTGTTATTTAAACTTGTCGTAAAATATATAAGATGTAGTCATATTATGTTTCACTGTCAAGTGATTAATAAAGTACGGAGTATGATTTTGTTTTGACAATTAAGCTTGAGTTCCTATTTTGACTTAATAATTGAGTGGCTAATCGATATCAAAGTAGTATAAATTGAAGTTAGATTATTTTGAAAACCAACACAAATGTAGTGCATTTGCatgaaaatttgtgaaaaatatGCTAACATTAGATAACcttgttatattttttttgttCACATTTAACATAAGTTAGTTTTGGATTCATTGATCGAGCGGGTTAATTGGTCATTTCAAATTTTGGTCAACTGGGTCATAGGTAAAGAGTTATGGGTTTAACTTTAGGAAAATCTTGTTAGATCAACTCGAATTTACACATAGTGTCAAAATTTCAAAGACTAATCAACTCCAATTTACATACGGTATCATACGGTTAGGCAGTCTCAGACCGTGGGACTTTCTTTTTCTATAgaacttttttttattattattatttatagttactaataaaagagagatttttataaaaataaactgTCTTACAGTATAAAAATCGTCTCACACAATAATTAAGGCATCGTAAAATATCAAACCCGTCTGACACAATAATTACGGCATCGTAAGGTACCATGGTTTTAGGTTGAGTTACTTCTCAAAATATACGTACTCCCAAGTCCCAAGTATTATTAAGTAACACTACATATGCTACTATACAATCATGGGACAAATCAGATAAATCtaaatccaaatccaaatacaAGCCCATTCCTTTTTTCAAAAACTTATTACTCTCTTCCTTGCCTCTGTCAATTTTACTTTTCACCGCCTCACCTTCGCCCTCACAATTACAAacccatttttttttatttttttcattttcaaaatCCTACTTTGTTTCAGAATATCACCTCTGTTTATCATTTTCCTAACTTCTCCTAAATCATGCTCCTcacttcatcttcatcatcttcactaTAGAACCATCTCAAGTGTAGAAAGTCTTAAATTTTTAGACTAAAAAGAaggtatttttattttttttaaagattGAAGATTATAGAGATCTTCTCATTATGTAAGTAATtcgtatttaaaataaaatttatttattttgtaaaaCTTTTTATCTCGATACATTTAGCTGCATATCGCAA contains the following coding sequences:
- the LOC141651413 gene encoding uncharacterized protein LOC141651413, producing the protein MRIMECEKADENTQRERKECDCLQLSETPLKICPFNLFAAPKRHSFIAKLRIRLDNIDWINEIPVVCSCDDNNENEIIEEAIVPVIFQVPRIINCSHRRRPYQRRYIERNRVTGHENLYNDYFSPNPTYPPNLFRRIFRMYQHVFLRLVKAAEAYETFFAPGPNGSGRVPITSLQKCTAALRMLAYRKGADRTDEYCRLGESTTFVALEKFTEAVIDAFGAEYLRSPNANDLQRLLQIGAHRGFPGMMGRFCNDLTVLHRFPIFDDMMNVRAPRVNYMVNEKHYNTRYYLTDGIYPQWTTFIQSIPLPETPKDRLFAERQEAARKDVERAFGVLQARFAVIRKPALTWSEQLMRKILKCCVIIHNMVVEDERDTYANYSDPTEFDNYGNEEGHLNVEDPEYEVGYIAPITAYIQNRNRIRNARAHQVLRADLIENIWQKFGDLN
- the LOC141651412 gene encoding uncharacterized protein LOC141651412, whose amino-acid sequence is MVFFYQTYWHVVGQRVVATVLGILRGEVSPEQINKTYIVLIPKKKASDKIRDFRPISLCNVVYKLVSKVLANRLKLFFGDIISENQSAFTPGRLISDNILIAFEVFHHMKNNRNSEGYMAIKLDIAKAYDGVEWCFLHGVLMTMGFDGTWVNRVMDCVSSVTFSVLINGGPSRDFRPSRGLRQGDPLSPYLFLLCAEALSNMMRRAVENNTIHGIRVSPTAPAISHLLFADDSIFFVRATVEEAEAVNGILRRYETASGQLVSLDKTTVSFSKGVSDGRRDSVAERLGVSVIEEQARYLGLPTVIGRSKKVITDIIRDKLCKRLQGWRGKILSRAGKEVLIKVVANSLPTYVMSVFKIPANFCEELRSIVSRFWWGHDENKKGIFWVAWNKMVKPKVDGGIGFRDFRLFNLALLGKQAWRLITNSGSLWSRLMKARYYPEGDFMMATMGHNPSYTWRSILEARSVMEQGLRRRIGDGQEMLIWGHAWLPNTQTGRVISPCLPGNEEMRVSELMREDGRGLDAERIAQLLLPFECDRVMNLRVSPNRQRDIWYWGRERDGLYTVRSAYKMLARDVGDMASSSDWERGKWLWNRIRVESSLISGVWGGKMGMGRVNLTDGTGNDGGDIRAWVEQVWTELSPMECSTFMVGCWAIWEHRNKVIFDEARVDPEGVVRRVRDVVHEGGGHEVHTPVGRRRRGRGEGGDSDNVEGWTVAGDGYAKINVDAGVKEGEGVGTGVVCRDGRGEVLWGLSVIREENWKVYEAEVMAVLDGLEEAARRGMTKVEVEISHFQSVRWSHTNRLNNCVTHALAHLVPRVVGRFVWSSVLPSTANAAVLFDQSLIK